Proteins co-encoded in one bacterium genomic window:
- a CDS encoding alginate export family protein codes for MKKALLSLAAIMIVALPVLAKMPKINVKGEIRVRGEEINNVGDFKNFDVTNAPLADDKDSHVKHRVRVWLDSELSDGVGAHICLQKADGTPTYWANQGAGNLNKLQDNIALRHAYFTIDDVAGLADLSLGRQGIGELNRELVLWYDAIDAKKASAKLGNLSLSGICGKTVENGNANDTDTDIQGLNGSINLDLLGGIDLAGYGYRAITHMANKTLNQKNNVIGGKVSGSLDIASTLNYSAEYARQTGTQNTRDADIKAHAYRVCLGYTTEVEGLGKLSLEGSYLKMSGSEMVGNVAGSKSYTGITPNLDYYAALVDQGIGTFNTMTGVNGRKDFNINAQITPEAIDNITLGISYTNFSTAEKRGGKTNLGSELDLSCSYKYSDTTSITGTYARFSPGDLINGSDAATMLRCELLTKF; via the coding sequence ATGAAAAAAGCCTTATTAAGTTTAGCGGCAATAATGATTGTCGCATTACCAGTCTTGGCAAAGATGCCAAAGATTAATGTAAAGGGAGAGATCAGGGTAAGGGGAGAAGAGATAAACAATGTAGGGGATTTCAAAAACTTTGATGTTACGAATGCTCCTTTGGCTGACGACAAGGATTCCCATGTAAAGCACAGGGTAAGGGTATGGTTAGACAGTGAGCTATCCGATGGGGTAGGTGCCCATATCTGCTTGCAGAAGGCAGATGGAACTCCAACCTATTGGGCAAACCAAGGAGCAGGTAATCTTAACAAGCTTCAAGACAACATTGCCCTTCGCCATGCCTATTTTACCATTGACGATGTGGCAGGTCTGGCTGACCTTTCCTTAGGAAGACAGGGGATTGGAGAGCTAAACAGAGAGCTCGTCTTATGGTATGATGCCATTGATGCCAAAAAGGCTAGTGCGAAGCTGGGGAACCTATCCTTAAGCGGAATTTGTGGAAAGACAGTAGAGAATGGTAATGCCAATGACACTGACACCGACATCCAGGGTTTAAACGGCTCAATCAACCTTGACCTATTGGGTGGGATTGACCTTGCCGGCTATGGGTATAGAGCAATTACTCATATGGCAAACAAAACCTTGAATCAGAAGAACAATGTTATTGGTGGAAAGGTCTCAGGTTCACTTGATATTGCCTCTACCCTTAATTACTCAGCAGAGTATGCTAGGCAGACTGGCACACAAAACACCAGAGATGCTGATATAAAGGCACATGCATATCGGGTATGCCTTGGCTATACCACAGAGGTTGAAGGGCTAGGCAAGCTCTCTCTTGAGGGAAGCTACCTTAAGATGTCGGGTAGTGAGATGGTAGGTAATGTTGCTGGTTCAAAGAGCTATACCGGAATTACCCCTAACCTTGACTACTATGCCGCATTGGTCGATCAGGGTATAGGCACATTTAATACAATGACCGGGGTAAATGGAAGAAAGGACTTTAACATCAATGCACAGATAACCCCTGAGGCAATTGATAACATTACCTTAGGCATCTCCTACACCAACTTCTCAACCGCTGAAAAAAGGGGTGGAAAAACAAACTTAGGAAGCGAGCTTGACCTTTCTTGCTCCTACAAGTATTCTGATACAACAAGCATAACAGGAACCTATGCAAGATTTTCCCCCGGCGATCTCATCAATGGTTCTGACGCTGCAACCATGCTAAGGTGTGAGCTTTTAACCAAATTTTAA